Proteins from one Sabethes cyaneus chromosome 2, idSabCyanKW18_F2, whole genome shotgun sequence genomic window:
- the LOC128733936 gene encoding YTH domain-containing protein 1, protein MADLDAVNLGLDETRDIAEELENSYDTRSEASAASSDSTTTNPSISDVSSDSSDDDDEENIERRNSASKKAQQKKKGNKKKEEKESKKDGEKDGGGTASSVNNSTKKERKSRSRSPQTATTATATDTKRSRTKNSTVKNSVKSYDYVTKINYLFRETRFFLIKSNNTENVTISKTKGVWSTLPPNEANLNQAFRESRNVILVFSVKESGKFAGFARMAAEARRDLPAVEWVLPPGMSAKALGGVIKIDWVCKKELPFTSTTHLYNPWNENKPVKIGRDGQEIEPKVAEELCRLFPEDTSVEMTPILKKSKEASKQMKEKAASKSFRRPPNFARPTNVIRGRGGIGGGAGGGGPIRGGRRKMFHNKGGRPAMFPPYRKDMRRGHGHAPRLHPGVDRAAAAAAAAASAAGFHGWERYSSTAAAEAYVADYMRTMQHQLPPMPYAPPPGFPGMPLPYEGLPPPPRYYEGLPIPEYPLPPGAIPGSVTGAAGAPPPRGYDKYDDFMWKPPPGAPGTAAVPTSTAGAAGLPSMKGPPPPLPNYHVPPPTAPPSAPSHGRKNDRSDGQRDRDRNHRNDRSQRGGRSYNNRDRR, encoded by the coding sequence ATGGCTGATCTGGACGCAGTGAATCTCGGTCTCGACGAAACTCGGGATATCGCTGAGGAACTGGAGAATAGTTACGATACGCGGAGTGAAGCATCAGCGGCAAGCTCGGACAGTACGACGACCAATCCCAGTATCAGCGATGTGAGCTCGGATTCATCGGACGACGACGATGAAGAGAATATCGAGCGCAGAAATTCTGCCAGCAAGAAAGCTCAGCAGAAGAAGAAAGGCAACAAGAAGAAGGAAGagaaagagtcaaagaaagaTGGGGAAAAAGATGGCGGTGGAACGGCCTCTTCGGTCAATAACAGTACCAAGAAGGAGCGAAAATCTCGCAGCCGAAGTCCACAAACGGCCACCACGGCCACGGCCACCGATACGAAGCGTAGTCGCACTAAAAACAGTACCGTAAAAAACTCCGTCAAGTCATACGactatgttacaaaaataaacTATCTCTTCCGGGAGACCCGCTTCTTCCTCATCAAATCGAATAATACCGAGAATGTCACAATTTCAAAAACTAAAGGCGTTTGGTCAACACTGCCGCCAAATGAAGCTAATCTTAATCAGGCTTTCCGTGAAAGTCGCAATGTTATATTAGTGTTTTCCGTCAAAGAGAGTGGTAAATTTGCAGGTTTTGCTCGGATGGCAGCGGAAGCACGCCGAGATCTCCCTGCAGTAGAATGGGTTCTCCCTCCAGGTATGTCCGCTAAAGCTCTGGGAGGTGTAATCAAAATCGATTGGGTCTGCAAAAAAGAATTACCTTTCACAAGTACAACCCATCTGTATAATCCATGGAACGAAAACAAGCCGGTCAAAATTGGACGAGATGGTCAAGAAATTGAGCCGAAAGTAGCTGAAGAGCTGTGTCGTTTGTTCCCGGAGGACACTTCTGTTGAAATGACACCTATCTTGAAGAAATCTAAAGAAGCTTCTAAACAAATGAAAGAGAAAGCTGCATCGAAATCATTCCGGCGTCCACCCAATTTTGCACGTCCCACAAATGTAATTCGTGGACGAGGAGGTATTGGTGGTGGCGCTGGGGGTGGTGGACCGATTCGGGGTGGCCGCAGAAAGATGTTTCACAACAAGGGCGGACGTCCGGCGATGTTTCCGCCGTACCGCAAAGATATGCGTCGTGGCCATGGTCACGCGCCTCGATTGCACCCTGGGGTAGATCGTGCAGCTGCAGCGGCAGCCGCTGCCGCATCGGCCGCCGGTTTTCATGGATGGGAACGGTACAGCAGCACGGCCGCCGCCGAAGCGTACGTTGCAGATTATATGCGCACAATGCAGCATCAGCTGCCTCCAATGCCGTATGCTCCACCGCCAGGTTTTCCTGGTATGCCTCTACCATACGAAGGCTTACCACCACCACCACGTTATTACGAAGGTTTGCCTATTCCGGAATATCCCCTCCCACCCGGCGCTATTCCTGGAAGCGTAACCGGTGCTGCAGGAGCTCCACCTCCCCGTGGTTACGATAAGTACGATGACTTCATGTGGAAACCACCGCCAGGAGCTCCTGGTACGGCCGCCGTACCCACTTCGACTGCCGGAGCTGCTGGTTTACCCTCCATGAAAGGACCTCCACCACCGTTACCGAATTATCATGTTCCTCCACCAACAGCCCCACCATCAGCTCCGTCCCACGGTCGCAAAAATGATCGTTCTGATGGTCAGCGCGATCGCGACCGAAATCACCGAAACGATCGCAGCCAGCGAGGAGGTAGGAGTTACAACAATCGAGATCGTCGATGA